The Spirochaeta lutea sequence CGGGAAGAATGATGTCCGTATTCTCCACTGCAGAGCTAAAAAGCGCCTCACCCTGGGAGCTTTGAGGCAGTCGTCGCAACCCCGAACTTGTCCTGACCCATTGCTCGGGCTGCCCAGCCTGGCGACCGAGGCTGAGGAACTGCAGATTACGGAGAAAGGTTGGGTTTTCTACCCGGGTGTATACATCCGTTATTCCTGCCTCGGTTCTGCTGTACAGCACTACGGTGCGATTGGTCTCCCTCCCCGCTTCCATGGTGGAGAATTCAATAGAGAGCTGGATAAACGGTCTCGTACCAAAAAGCGCTTCCTGGGAATACCCTAAGGCGCCATAGACTATTAAAATAGTAATCATTACTAATAATAATTTTTTCACATTATTGCTCCTAAATCTCTACAATAACCAACAGGCTGTGGTATACTCAAATATTATACCCTCGCTGGTATTACACATTCTACACAAGGAGCTAAGAATGAACAGAAGAACTTCAGTAGTACTCTCATTCTTATTCATTGCTTTGGCGCTGGTCTTTACCGCCTGCCCGCTGGAGCCATTCCCAGAACCCGATCCCACCGAGGATCCTACCGAAAATCCAACAGAGCCAAGTCTAACAGCCTACCAGGCTCAGGTGGTTAAGACTCTGACCCAAAATCTGACCCCTACCCTTACGGAAGCCCAGGTTTCTGTTCTTTCTGAGGCAGGTCAAGCAGCTTTGCTTTCTGAGGATCTATCCGGAAGCAACGATCCGGATCTGGTCATTCCCACGGCCTTGGATGCCATATTAGGCAGCCAGGGACTGGGTTCGAATAGCCTCGGGGCTGGCCAATCCGCTATAGAAGCCGCCCACGGCATTATTGCGGAAAACAGTATGGTAGCGGCAGCCCTTGAACCATCGAATTTTCTGGGGAACCGGATTGGCAGCCGTTCAGCCGCTGCAGTCCGCCCTCCTATGCGGGCCATCACTGGGGACCTAAACAACCTCTTCAAAGAGATTGCAAAGAAAGTTCATGCCAGCCTGAATACCCTCCCTCTGGACGATGCTGCTGAAGAACGGGCGGCCGCCCAAGCCTCCGACGGCATGGTTACCATTCTGGGCGACAACGGTCTGGCCCTGAACACAGCCCAAATGCAGGAAGTAGTAGAGAATCTTGCTCAGGGAATGTTAGAGGGAATTGCAGCCATCTCCAACAACGCGAGTCCCGGACAGGTTCAAAAACTCATCAAGCAAACAGTACGGGCAGCCAGCGCTGCTGTAGGATCCATCGATAACAGCGACCTGGAAACCGACGGCAAACAAAACGGCCTCCTGGTCAAGGCCATTTCTCGGGGCGCCAGCAGAGGAAACCAGAATTTTACTGGGGTTCCAACTGATTCGGTTACCTCGGAAATTGCCAAGGGAGCCGCTTCCGGCTCTGCGGCCATCTCCCGGGCGGGAGGACGACAGAACATCCTGATAAGTACCCAGGAAATAATCGGCCAGGTTGCATCGGGTATCTCCGAGGTCATGGCCAATACCTCCACCACCGCCCAGACTATTTTGAAAACCACCATTGCCGCAGTGGCCACTGTTATCGCTGAAGAACCCGGTGCCATCGGTGAGTCCCTATCAGATATATCCCAGACGGTTTCCACCAAGGTTTCCGAGGCTGTATCCAAGGTCATCAACGTCCCGGTAACCGACCTAGTGGAAGCAGCAAAAACAGCGTTGAAGGAAGCCGATCCCACCATTAATACAGACTCCCTAGATACCCTTCTGGTGGAGAGTGTAAACAGCGGGGTTGCATTGGCCCAAAACCATGCTCCTACGGTGAGTATCACACCCCCCTCGGCCCAATTTATAACCGGCGAGACTGTTTCTGTGAGCGCCACTATTTCAGATGTAGACGGGAACGACCTTCAGGTCCGCTGGAGTCTGACTGCCTATCCGGGGGTTGTACCGCCGGTTCTGAGCTACCCCGACGGGGGAAGCGTATCCTTCCTGGCTACCAAGGAGGGAACCTACACCCTCCAGCTCATGGTCACCGACGGAATGGCTGATCCGGTGTACGCCTCCACATCATTTTCTGTTGCAGAGGATCCGAATCCCTCACCCTTGGATGAAACTGGTATCGATCAGGCCTGGGACAGCATTATCGGACACCTCCGGTACAATGTTTCAGGAGAATCCCAGGATACGTGGGTATTCCCCGATATCGCCGCCGCCCTGAGCGAGCTGGATTCCCTCCTAATTACCAATCCCGAGGTCGGTAAAGCCGCAGCCCTCAAGGCCCTGCTAACCCTGACCACGGTGTTTGTGGATCCCAATACCCAGGAACTTCTAGAGCAGTTCGGGGTGCAGAACTATCCCACAACCATGGCCGGACTGACCGGGTATGTAAAAACGGTTGTTTTTGAAGCTGCCACCATGGCAAATCCGATAACAGGTTTCGCCATCGACGGCCAGTCCGATCTGGACGGGGATGGTGTAGTGGACTTCGAAGAACAGTTCATCGCCTTCCTGAAGAACGCCCGGTCCAACTCCATGCCCACCGCAGCTGTTAGTTCTCTATCCAAGGCCTTGGGAACTACCCTGGCAGCAGTTACCGAGACACTGGACAGCTTCTCCACCGATCAACTGGCTGACAATCCTGCCTACACCATCGCCATCAGCTACGACTGGGTTTTTGCCACCGCCGATGAGGCCCTGAACTCGGGCTGGCCATCCATGGACGGGCAGACCCCCATGGACTTTGTCCTGGGCATCCCCGAACTGCAGCTGCTCCAGGCCCAGCTGGAGATCCTCAATAGCATGGTTACCATGACCAGAGCATACAGGCTCGGCATCAACCGTTCAGCCTACCAGGCATACCTGGATTACTTCCGTGCCGAACAGGAACAGTTCATCCTGCCCGAGGGGAGCCAGGCTCCGGACCCCTACGATTACCTGGATTCCATCGGACAGAGCCCCTTTACCGCCGAGTCCTTTACCCTGAGTTCCACCGGGTTAGCGGATCTTGCCCTGGCGAAGAACCTTCTCGTCTCAGCCTTCCAAAAGGTTGAATCAGCCATGGCGGCCTTGGCTCAACGCAGCTCGGCCGACGGGGATGCCTACACCGTGCAACCCGACTCGGTGTTCTTGAGCATGATTGACTCAACATACACCCCCCAGGACTTCACGAATATGTTTACCAGCCACTCCATCCTGGGTAAGAAGGTAGCTGCCAGCCTTGTGAATCCCGATACCGGACTAGCAGTACCTGCGGAACTGTTCACATCCTTCGAGGATTACAGCTGGAAATCCCAGGACTGGGAAACCGGGGAGTATTATACGAGCGAAAGTACCGTGTACAGCCTCCCCAGGGGAGAGACGGCGGCCTACAGCTACTACGCCGATGAAAGCAACTGGCCAACCGCTCCTGAATGGGCTACCTCGACAGGTACTTTTTATGATTCCGACGGATCAGTAACCGGTGGATCTGAGTATACTTTTTTACACACCCCCTACATCTTTCCGGGGAAATACTTTGAGGCACCCTTCAGCGGCCTGTCGGCCTTCTTCGAGCTGGATGTGAACCTTGAACCCCTCTTCTACACCTTCGATGAGGGTAGCCAAACCTGGATCCAAGAAACCGGGACCTTTGATCCTGCCAAGAGCTACTACACCCGGATGCCCGACGCAAGTTTCGGGGGAGCCCTAACCTATGGTGACTTTGTAGATCCGTCCCTACCTGAAGGCAGTCAGTACGTTGTTCAAGAAAACGGAAAGATCCGGATCTATTCCTGGAGCTCGGATTCTTCAACTGGGAACAGTATGACCCCCCAGGGTGAAGAGTTTAAAGTCGGCATAGATCGTTACCGATCCACGGGCAGCTACTTCCTCTCCCCGAGAACGCTCCCCCAACGGGTAGTTCTCGCCGGATTTGATGACTCCGGACGCTTCACCGATCTAGCTGCCTACCTATCCCTCTCCGGACTCGACGGATATGCAGGCGGGCGGTATGAGATACTCAACAGCTCCAACTACAGTATTAATGACGCCATGGGGATGATTGAGAACGGCCAGGCAGAGCTGGTGGTAATTCCCCGGGGTCAGAACACCGCTACAATCCGGTATCAATGGGAGATATTCAATTCTGAAACGCCGATTGAAGTAGAGCATACCATCGCAACTACAGAACTAGGTACGGAGTACAGTTTCGATCCTTCGGTCGTATGGAAAATTTCAACATCCACGGCTTGGGTCCCCGATCTGGGAACCACCACCCCCTACTTCAGCGGGTCTCCCTCGAGTATTCAGCCCTACATGAACACCTTGTTGACCTCTGATACGGGCTACTGGGGGGAACTACCCGTACAGTGGGACGATCTGGATATGTCATTGCCCGCCGAGGCCATTACCCTGGTACTGCCCCCTGAGACATCCCCCAACTACCAGTACATTATCGACAAGCTGCCCAACCTCGGTGATGCAACCTGGGTAGAAGATATGGGCATCACTCTCGTACACGCAAGCTCTGCTTCCGAAGTGTATGCCCATGCAATAACCCTGGAAGGGGCAAGCGCAGTGGTCAATATGGGGTATCGATCTGTAAATCTGCAGTTTTACACCGATTTTCCACAAACCTATGAAGGCGACTGGGATGAGGCATACTATCGAACCCTGGGGGTTCATGCCGAGGAGTATACGGTATTCGGCGGGTATCCCTATCCCGTTGCGGATGACTTGGATGACTACCTAAGAACCGATGCCTACGGCTTTGAGGAATAGGCAGATAGTGCTGATATAACGTCAGTAATTCTAAGCCCGGGGTTTTGGCCCCGGGCTTTTTTTAGCGCATCACGGGGTAAAGATGGTTTTTTGCAGGTAGTCCTGGAGGATTCGGGCGATGGCGTGGGAGGCGTTTTTGAACTCCATGGCCTCCAGGCGGGTTTTAGCATCGTCCAGGATGTGGGGGTTTTTTAGGATCTTTTTGAGGTGACGGACAAAACCCCGGGGTGAGGGGGTGAACCAGCCTACCTTCTGGCGCTGAACAAAGCGGATGTTCTCCCATTCGTGGCCGGCTACGAAGTCAAAGAGAAAGACGGGTTTTTTAAGAAAGACCGCTTCAAACACACTGGCCGGTCCTGCCTTGGCAGCCACCACATCCGAGACTGCTATTAGCTCGTTCATATTGGATACGAATCCCAGGGGTATGAGGTTCAGGGTTCGACAGGACGGCTGCCAGGTGTGCAACTCGGCCTTCAGCTCCTCATTTTTCGCACAGATTACCAGGGCGTTCAGGGGAAGGTCTGCCTTAACCAGGGCTTTGGCAAAGGCCCGGAGCTTGCCCTGCCCTTCTGCACCGGAGCTGATGATCAGGGTCGGTTTGGTATCCTGGATGCCCAGATCCTTCTTAAGAGCAGTCAAATCACCGGGAATATCAAAAAAACTGGGGCGGACCGGATAGCCGGCCAGAATCACCTGATCAGCGCTCATACCCCGATGTACGGCGCGGTCCCGGACACGTTCGGAACCTACCACCATGAGATCAACCTCGGGCCAGAACCCGGTGGAGGTCAGGTGGAAGGGTTCGACAAAAAAATGCACGATGGGGAAGGTCAGATCGGGATTCCGGCGTTTGGCCTCGATCGCCACGGCTGCATTCAGAAAATGGGTGGCCACGAACATATCCACGGGGTTCTCCAGGAACCACTTCTCCGCAGCATCCACGAACTGCTCGGCCCATTTCAGGACGCCGAAGCGCATGATGGCTCCGAAAAAATCCTGAAGGGCGTAGCCGACCCGGGTAAGCAGGGGTTTACGAAGCATGTTCTGCCACATCTTTTTATGTTCGGCATCAAAATGCAGAGCACCCACCGCCCGGGCGAAATCCAGTACCTGTATATCGTAAGTATCTTGACTCTGAAGCTGTAAGCTCTCAGCAATTGCCAGGGCGGTACTCTTATGGCCGCCGCCCGCCTCGATCATCGCGAAAATGATCTTTTTTTTCATGGTATCCTCGAGACCCTATTCCCCGAAGGGAATTCTGGTTGGTATTGCAGATCACCGGGTGTACGGGAATGTACCATCCCGATCATCTCAATGGACAAAAGATAGTACCAATGCAAGATCGGGGTCAAATAGAATTATCCCGATCCCATGGAACTGGGTTCCCCGGATTGTTGCTTGTAACAATACGCCGGGACCGGGATGTTACCCCGATTCTCTATTGGTATACCAGTGTTCGGTTAAAATCTGATGATTTCAAAAAAAACAGCGGCTTTTTCCGATTTTCGGGGGTAATAGGGCAACCGGCGGGAATTTGCACCGATTAGTGCAATAGGCAGGCACCCCAGCTCGGGAACCCGGGATTTCCACCGGGACGGGTTTTTGGCTTCGGGCACCGGATTATGATTATAACACCAATGCAATATCCAGCCGGGCTGTGAAAAACCGGGAATAGTATGCCAGGGGATGGGCGTCATGGGCAAAGATGAAGGGAATGGAGAGAAGCACCTCGAGCCCTTCTGGGCCGGTGTAGCCGATCTGGGCTAGGGCTGCGGCTCCCTGTACCTCGGGGTAGCGGGTAAGATCATACAAGCTGCCGGCCCGCATGATGAATCCCCGGGGAGAGGTGTAGTCCGCGGCAATCATGAGGGTACGGGAGAAATCAGGTATATCAACCTGCTCGGGGTCGCCGAAATAGTGGAATAGCCCTAGTTCCCCGGTAATCCAGAATCCGGGCCAGGGGGTGTTCCAAAGGAATCCGCCCGCATGGGTTAACTGGGCTGCTTGCACAACCTCGGTTTCCAAGCGAAGGAGGGTTTCATCAAGTACCGGCTCGGATACCCGTAAGGCATTGGGGCTCATGGATCCCTCCCAGTACACCTGGAGCGCGCCATGGGTAAGACGGAATCCGGTGTCGATAAAATCAGCGCGGTGAAGGTATTGGGTCAGGTTCACCTTGGGCTGGTTTGGGTTTGAGATATCCAGAGCCGGACGGTACTGAAAACGGTTGTTCCAGCCGGAATACCACCTGAGGAACCATTCCAGATCCCGGTACCGGGTGGACAGGTCCAGTCCGAAGGAAAGATCATCGGAATGAATCCGGGGATCGCTGTAGGAGTATTCCTGGTCATGGAACTCAGGTTCGGGTTGGTACACGACTAATAGATTCGGTGCATCGAATTCCTCCCGATACCTATCAAACTGGTCGGCAGGGTACCAGGGCGAATCGATGGAAGGCCGGAAAGCCGGGGGGCGCAGGGGATCCACCCAGAGCCTGACGGTCAGGGGGCCATGGTACAGATCGGTACCGATACGGAGCCGGGGGAAAAGTGTCTCGGCGTTCCCGGACAGTAGGGCATCCATGCCCTGGCGGGTGATGTCGGTGTACTTATTATGAACAGCCGGTTGGGTACCGGAGCTATAAAACCCCGAATCCTGACCGTATTCGAGCCAGAAGGCAGTAAAATCACCTAGAAAAAGGGTTCCAAGGGTTCGGGACAGGCTAAGCTGGGGCATGGTTGAGCCTTGGTAGGTAACCTTGTTATTTACCGGATTGTACTGAAGAATGGGAACT is a genomic window containing:
- a CDS encoding outer membrane lipoprotein-sorting protein, whose translation is MKKLLLVMITILIVYGALGYSQEALFGTRPFIQLSIEFSTMEAGRETNRTVVLYSRTEAGITDVYTRVENPTFLRNLQFLSLGRQAGQPEQWVRTSSGLRRLPQSSQGEALFSSAVENTDIILPVLNPVPKESAALPPEFSHLQTYQAESFKFFESPDGLRRYYKGEQSGLIYGFDVYESSGNRVKTYRVQEIQVVQGEVLPSNAIMEDTRSRRTTRLTVEEVSFPGVIPARFFNPQALR
- a CDS encoding PKD domain-containing protein — its product is MNRRTSVVLSFLFIALALVFTACPLEPFPEPDPTEDPTENPTEPSLTAYQAQVVKTLTQNLTPTLTEAQVSVLSEAGQAALLSEDLSGSNDPDLVIPTALDAILGSQGLGSNSLGAGQSAIEAAHGIIAENSMVAAALEPSNFLGNRIGSRSAAAVRPPMRAITGDLNNLFKEIAKKVHASLNTLPLDDAAEERAAAQASDGMVTILGDNGLALNTAQMQEVVENLAQGMLEGIAAISNNASPGQVQKLIKQTVRAASAAVGSIDNSDLETDGKQNGLLVKAISRGASRGNQNFTGVPTDSVTSEIAKGAASGSAAISRAGGRQNILISTQEIIGQVASGISEVMANTSTTAQTILKTTIAAVATVIAEEPGAIGESLSDISQTVSTKVSEAVSKVINVPVTDLVEAAKTALKEADPTINTDSLDTLLVESVNSGVALAQNHAPTVSITPPSAQFITGETVSVSATISDVDGNDLQVRWSLTAYPGVVPPVLSYPDGGSVSFLATKEGTYTLQLMVTDGMADPVYASTSFSVAEDPNPSPLDETGIDQAWDSIIGHLRYNVSGESQDTWVFPDIAAALSELDSLLITNPEVGKAAALKALLTLTTVFVDPNTQELLEQFGVQNYPTTMAGLTGYVKTVVFEAATMANPITGFAIDGQSDLDGDGVVDFEEQFIAFLKNARSNSMPTAAVSSLSKALGTTLAAVTETLDSFSTDQLADNPAYTIAISYDWVFATADEALNSGWPSMDGQTPMDFVLGIPELQLLQAQLEILNSMVTMTRAYRLGINRSAYQAYLDYFRAEQEQFILPEGSQAPDPYDYLDSIGQSPFTAESFTLSSTGLADLALAKNLLVSAFQKVESAMAALAQRSSADGDAYTVQPDSVFLSMIDSTYTPQDFTNMFTSHSILGKKVAASLVNPDTGLAVPAELFTSFEDYSWKSQDWETGEYYTSESTVYSLPRGETAAYSYYADESNWPTAPEWATSTGTFYDSDGSVTGGSEYTFLHTPYIFPGKYFEAPFSGLSAFFELDVNLEPLFYTFDEGSQTWIQETGTFDPAKSYYTRMPDASFGGALTYGDFVDPSLPEGSQYVVQENGKIRIYSWSSDSSTGNSMTPQGEEFKVGIDRYRSTGSYFLSPRTLPQRVVLAGFDDSGRFTDLAAYLSLSGLDGYAGGRYEILNSSNYSINDAMGMIENGQAELVVIPRGQNTATIRYQWEIFNSETPIEVEHTIATTELGTEYSFDPSVVWKISTSTAWVPDLGTTTPYFSGSPSSIQPYMNTLLTSDTGYWGELPVQWDDLDMSLPAEAITLVLPPETSPNYQYIIDKLPNLGDATWVEDMGITLVHASSASEVYAHAITLEGASAVVNMGYRSVNLQFYTDFPQTYEGDWDEAYYRTLGVHAEEYTVFGGYPYPVADDLDDYLRTDAYGFEE
- a CDS encoding glycosyltransferase, whose protein sequence is MKKKIIFAMIEAGGGHKSTALAIAESLQLQSQDTYDIQVLDFARAVGALHFDAEHKKMWQNMLRKPLLTRVGYALQDFFGAIMRFGVLKWAEQFVDAAEKWFLENPVDMFVATHFLNAAVAIEAKRRNPDLTFPIVHFFVEPFHLTSTGFWPEVDLMVVGSERVRDRAVHRGMSADQVILAGYPVRPSFFDIPGDLTALKKDLGIQDTKPTLIISSGAEGQGKLRAFAKALVKADLPLNALVICAKNEELKAELHTWQPSCRTLNLIPLGFVSNMNELIAVSDVVAAKAGPASVFEAVFLKKPVFLFDFVAGHEWENIRFVQRQKVGWFTPSPRGFVRHLKKILKNPHILDDAKTRLEAMEFKNASHAIARILQDYLQKTIFTP